One Sodalinema gerasimenkoae IPPAS B-353 DNA segment encodes these proteins:
- a CDS encoding HAD-IIB family hydrolase has translation MTLVVFTDLDGTLLNSHDYRFDEAIPTLTLLKQRNIPIIPVTSKTRVEVEPLLKDLQLQEPFIIENGSGVFIHPEDKRFNLKETESWQGYRLKRFGCLYSEARSGLAQLSQQLGVSLQGFGDLTVADLTALTGLSPQAAQQAQTREFSEPFITPQQQSSREIEQAVTKLGFRVVVGDRFSHLIGPQAGKGTAVCWLLNQFQDSRPRHVIGLGNSPNDLDMLEAVESPIIIPNNKGLIHPGLQHLNAQIAPHAGARGWAAAIAPLLAQ, from the coding sequence ATGACCCTAGTTGTATTTACTGACCTCGATGGAACCCTCCTCAATAGCCATGACTACCGCTTTGACGAGGCCATCCCCACCCTCACTCTGCTCAAACAACGAAACATTCCCATCATTCCCGTCACCAGTAAAACTCGGGTCGAGGTCGAACCCTTGCTCAAGGATTTACAGTTGCAAGAACCCTTCATCATCGAGAACGGAAGCGGCGTCTTCATTCACCCCGAGGATAAGCGGTTTAACCTGAAGGAGACAGAATCCTGGCAAGGGTATCGCCTGAAGCGATTTGGCTGTCTTTACTCTGAGGCTCGTTCAGGACTAGCACAACTGAGTCAACAGCTTGGAGTCAGTCTACAAGGTTTCGGGGATTTGACAGTTGCCGACCTCACCGCCTTAACCGGCCTCTCCCCCCAAGCCGCCCAACAGGCTCAAACTCGTGAATTTAGCGAACCCTTTATTACCCCCCAGCAGCAGTCTAGCCGGGAGATTGAACAGGCCGTCACGAAACTGGGATTTCGGGTGGTTGTGGGCGATCGCTTCTCCCATCTCATTGGCCCCCAGGCTGGCAAAGGCACCGCCGTCTGCTGGCTACTCAACCAGTTCCAAGACTCCCGTCCCCGCCATGTCATTGGCCTGGGCAACAGTCCCAACGACCTCGATATGCTAGAAGCCGTTGAGTCCCCCATTATTATCCCCAACAACAAAGGCCTGATTCATCCCGGCTTACAGCATCTCAACGCTCAAATCGCCCCTCACGCCGGGGCCCGGGGTTGGGCCGCCGCGATCGCCCCTTTGCTGGCCCAATAG
- a CDS encoding MoaD/ThiS family protein: MTPSDSITIVIKLFAAYQEAYQRDELTWHVPPNSTVSTVLDRCIADHPNLAPWRDRTRFGINLEFVEPDAPLQDGDEVVLIPPVSGG; the protein is encoded by the coding sequence ATGACCCCGTCTGACTCCATTACCATCGTCATCAAGCTCTTTGCCGCCTACCAAGAGGCCTATCAGAGGGACGAACTCACCTGGCACGTCCCCCCCAACAGCACCGTCTCCACGGTCTTAGATCGCTGTATCGCCGACCATCCCAATCTCGCCCCCTGGCGTGATCGCACCCGTTTTGGCATTAACCTAGAGTTTGTCGAGCCAGACGCCCCCCTCCAGGACGGCGATGAAGTGGTTCTCATTCCCCCCGTCAGCGGTGGTTAA
- a CDS encoding LexA family protein yields the protein MARGGKRVGAGRPPGTGKYGEPTKAMRLPLSLADQLSEVLDTWGRSRFEDIVPQLQRVRCKPEASNGLPLYSQAVAAGFREPMSDEIEQELDFNGYLTTHPDASFCVRATGELMLEAGIQAGDLLVVDTLGEPEDGDLVMAVVETQLMVKRLGRQGDRLLLLSEKAQQPPLVLTPEREFYILGRVTHSIHAF from the coding sequence ATGGCTCGTGGAGGCAAACGGGTTGGCGCCGGTCGTCCCCCAGGAACGGGAAAATATGGGGAGCCAACGAAAGCGATGCGCTTACCCCTCAGTCTGGCTGACCAACTTTCTGAGGTGTTGGACACCTGGGGGCGATCGCGCTTCGAGGATATTGTGCCACAACTGCAACGAGTGCGCTGCAAGCCTGAGGCGTCTAACGGTTTACCGCTCTATTCTCAGGCCGTGGCGGCGGGGTTTCGGGAGCCGATGAGTGATGAGATTGAGCAGGAACTCGATTTTAATGGCTATTTAACAACTCACCCAGATGCGAGTTTTTGTGTGCGAGCCACAGGGGAGTTGATGCTGGAGGCGGGGATTCAGGCAGGGGATCTGCTGGTGGTGGATACGCTTGGGGAACCCGAGGATGGGGATCTGGTGATGGCGGTGGTGGAGACGCAGTTGATGGTGAAACGTCTCGGGCGGCAGGGCGATCGCCTCTTGTTACTATCAGAGAAGGCCCAGCAGCCCCCTCTCGTCCTCACTCCAGAGCGGGAGTTTTATATTCTGGGCCGGGTGACTCATTCCATTCATGCCTTCTGA
- a CDS encoding BolA family protein: MVSLDRVADIIRTELGDAEVQVRDLTGGGDHLEALIISPRFEGLSLVQQHQLVYGALRSELASEAIHALALKTYTPDKWAATSQVG, encoded by the coding sequence ATGGTTAGCCTCGATCGCGTCGCGGACATTATCCGAACTGAACTCGGCGATGCTGAAGTGCAGGTTCGGGACCTCACGGGTGGCGGAGATCATCTCGAAGCCCTGATTATTTCACCGAGATTTGAAGGACTCTCATTGGTGCAACAGCATCAGTTGGTCTACGGTGCATTGCGTAGCGAATTGGCATCTGAGGCCATCCATGCTCTGGCTCTAAAAACCTATACCCCAGATAAATGGGCGGCGACGAGCCAGGTGGGCTAG
- the grxD gene encoding Grx4 family monothiol glutaredoxin: MTPEAQKRIDDLVKQHKVLVFMKGNKLMPQCGFSNNVVQMLNSLGVPYETVDVLEDFEIRQGIKEYSNWPTIPQLYVDGQFVGGSDIAIELYQNGELQQMVEVALASQA; the protein is encoded by the coding sequence ATGACTCCAGAAGCTCAAAAACGAATCGATGACCTTGTGAAACAGCATAAAGTGCTGGTTTTTATGAAGGGCAATAAATTGATGCCCCAGTGCGGTTTCTCGAACAATGTCGTTCAGATGCTCAATAGTCTGGGGGTTCCCTATGAAACCGTTGATGTTTTAGAGGATTTTGAAATCCGTCAGGGGATTAAGGAATATTCCAATTGGCCCACGATTCCTCAACTCTATGTGGATGGACAGTTTGTGGGTGGCTCGGATATTGCCATTGAACTCTATCAAAACGGCGAGCTTCAGCAGATGGTAGAGGTGGCGTTGGCCTCCCAAGCCTAA
- a CDS encoding DUF2281 domain-containing protein, with protein sequence MSNSITAKVLEEMDELPDHLQQQVLRFVESLRQKHLEETSGGAWDVLASLTGTIEAPADWSAEHDHYLYGTPKQQPE encoded by the coding sequence ATGAGTAACTCGATTACGGCTAAAGTTCTCGAAGAGATGGACGAATTACCCGATCATCTACAGCAGCAAGTTTTGCGGTTTGTTGAGTCCCTACGCCAAAAACACCTTGAAGAAACCTCTGGTGGTGCCTGGGATGTCCTAGCCTCCCTGACGGGTACTATTGAAGCACCAGCCGATTGGTCAGCTGAGCATGATCATTATCTCTACGGAACTCCCAAGCAGCAGCCAGAGTAA
- a CDS encoding 6-pyruvoyl trahydropterin synthase family protein gives MDCIINRRAQFSAGHRYWLPELSEAENRRQFGACANVHGHGHNYVLYVSMAGELDEYGMVLNLSNIKHDIKREVTSQLDFSFLNEVWPEFKETLPTTENVARVIWQRLENYLPLVKIQLSEHPDLWADYFGNGWEAHLTTCTHFSAAHRLAIPDASDDENDAIYGKCAYPHGHGHNYNLEVTVTGEMDQRTGMLVDLGALNQLIEDLVAEPFDHTFLNYDIPHFEKLVPTTENFVLHIRDILTQPIRELGASLYKVKLIESPGNSCEVLGEADAETPPSEAELVGAV, from the coding sequence ATGGACTGTATCATCAATCGTCGCGCCCAATTTTCCGCCGGTCACCGCTACTGGCTCCCGGAACTGAGCGAAGCCGAGAATCGCCGCCAGTTCGGGGCTTGTGCGAATGTTCATGGCCATGGTCATAACTATGTCCTCTATGTATCTATGGCCGGAGAACTCGATGAGTATGGCATGGTGCTAAACCTCTCAAATATCAAACATGATATTAAACGGGAAGTCACCAGTCAGCTTGATTTTTCCTTTTTGAATGAAGTCTGGCCCGAATTTAAAGAAACCTTACCCACCACCGAAAATGTAGCACGGGTGATTTGGCAGCGACTGGAAAACTATCTCCCCTTGGTTAAAATTCAGCTTTCAGAACATCCTGATTTATGGGCCGATTATTTCGGCAACGGCTGGGAGGCCCATTTAACCACCTGCACTCATTTTAGCGCGGCCCATCGTCTGGCCATCCCGGATGCCAGCGACGATGAAAATGATGCGATTTATGGCAAATGTGCCTATCCCCACGGTCATGGTCACAACTACAATTTAGAGGTGACGGTGACGGGTGAGATGGATCAACGCACCGGAATGCTGGTTGATTTAGGGGCCTTAAATCAACTGATTGAGGATTTGGTCGCCGAACCCTTCGACCATACGTTTCTGAATTATGACATTCCCCATTTCGAGAAACTTGTCCCCACCACTGAGAATTTTGTCCTGCACATTCGCGATATTTTAACTCAACCGATTCGCGAGTTGGGGGCGAGTTTATATAAGGTGAAACTGATTGAAAGTCCTGGCAATTCCTGTGAAGTGTTGGGAGAAGCCGATGCGGAAACGCCCCCGTCGGAAGCGGAATTAGTGGGTGCAGTGTAA
- a CDS encoding glutamate-5-semialdehyde dehydrogenase → MTVSTVASSSLAESAHRTRQAAQQLGYLSSDAKNAAIEAMADALELAATEILQANAADCEAAEQEGLPKPLYDRLKLSESKLQGAIAGVRDVGKLPDPVGMAQLHRELDDGLVLKRITCPLGVLGVIFEARPDAAIQIASLALKSGNGVIFKGGKEASHSCQAIVAAIHRGLDYAGLPTDAIQLLTTREEILELLQLDSMVDLIIPRGSNAFVRFVQDNTRIPVLGHADGICHIFIDQSAVLDKAIPIVVDAKTQYPAACNAVETLLIHQGVAKAFLPPLAAALREKGVSLRGDAIAQEIVEMEAATEDDWQTEYSDLVLAIRVVDSLAAAIAHINTYGSRHTDAIVSEASQAVDNFFAQVDAAGVFHNCSTRFADGFRYGFGAEVGISTQQLPPRGPVGLEGLVTYKYQVVGNGHIAATYSGEDARSFSHRDL, encoded by the coding sequence ATGACTGTTTCTACTGTAGCGTCTTCGTCCTTGGCTGAAAGCGCCCATCGAACCCGTCAGGCGGCGCAACAGTTAGGATATCTCAGCAGTGATGCTAAAAATGCCGCCATCGAGGCGATGGCCGATGCCCTGGAACTGGCGGCGACGGAGATTTTACAAGCCAATGCGGCGGACTGTGAGGCGGCCGAGCAAGAGGGCTTGCCAAAGCCTCTGTACGATCGCCTCAAACTGAGTGAAAGTAAACTGCAAGGGGCGATCGCCGGCGTGCGGGATGTGGGCAAACTCCCGGATCCCGTCGGTATGGCCCAACTCCACCGAGAACTCGATGACGGGCTGGTTCTCAAACGCATTACCTGTCCCCTGGGTGTCTTAGGCGTGATTTTTGAGGCCCGCCCCGATGCCGCGATTCAAATTGCCAGCCTGGCTCTCAAATCCGGGAATGGGGTCATTTTCAAAGGGGGCAAAGAAGCCAGTCACTCCTGCCAAGCCATCGTCGCCGCCATCCATCGCGGCTTAGACTATGCGGGACTTCCCACCGATGCCATTCAACTGCTGACGACTCGCGAAGAAATCCTGGAACTCCTGCAACTCGACTCCATGGTGGATTTAATTATCCCTCGGGGATCGAACGCCTTTGTCCGGTTTGTGCAAGACAATACCCGGATTCCTGTATTGGGCCATGCCGATGGGATTTGTCATATCTTCATCGACCAAAGTGCCGTACTCGATAAAGCTATCCCCATTGTGGTGGATGCTAAAACCCAATATCCCGCCGCCTGTAACGCCGTGGAAACCCTGTTAATCCATCAAGGGGTTGCCAAAGCCTTTTTACCGCCCTTGGCCGCCGCCTTGCGGGAGAAAGGGGTGAGCTTGCGGGGGGATGCGATCGCCCAGGAGATTGTCGAGATGGAGGCGGCAACGGAAGACGACTGGCAAACCGAATATAGCGATTTAGTCCTAGCCATTCGCGTGGTGGACTCACTGGCGGCGGCGATCGCCCATATCAACACCTATGGCTCCCGTCATACCGATGCCATTGTCAGCGAAGCCTCGCAAGCGGTGGATAACTTTTTTGCCCAAGTCGATGCGGCGGGAGTCTTCCATAACTGTTCGACTCGCTTTGCCGATGGCTTCCGCTATGGCTTTGGGGCAGAAGTGGGCATTAGTACCCAACAACTCCCCCCTCGGGGCCCAGTGGGCTTAGAAGGCCTGGTGACCTATAAATACCAGGTGGTGGGTAATGGTCATATTGCCGCCACCTACAGCGGGGAAGATGCCCGAAGCTTTAGCCATCGGGATCTCTAA
- a CDS encoding LysM peptidoglycan-binding domain-containing M23 family metallopeptidase, with amino-acid sequence MKRMLNLWQWSRSGWGRWCSWFLLSLSLTLASASLIPALAQDPGGPSFPRITRPRESFCPPSALSRLRSHTVAPGETLEAIAAEYDLFTTTLMGMNPQVRNGVVRPGMRLRIPPYDGIEVNVSRGEMWEDLAQEYNVRADVLFEANNCNPPTDIAFIPGANWYPHRDTPDVPSEDGETPSIAVLPEYPLPRVVEALLGYGWVLPPGSTQVIFHSGVDLPAEEGTPVRVSDDGIVAFAGVQDPYGNLVVINHSQGRQTRYAHLQTLEVERGEFVDAGQPVGTVGTTGEPDVPQPHLHFEVRNNSELGWVAQNPATYL; translated from the coding sequence ATGAAACGAATGTTAAACCTATGGCAATGGAGCCGTTCGGGCTGGGGGCGCTGGTGCAGTTGGTTTCTCCTCTCCTTAAGCCTGACTTTAGCCAGTGCCAGTCTGATTCCGGCGTTGGCTCAAGATCCAGGGGGGCCAAGCTTTCCTCGCATCACCCGCCCCAGGGAAAGTTTTTGTCCTCCCTCGGCCCTATCGCGGCTGCGATCGCATACCGTCGCCCCCGGAGAAACCCTAGAGGCGATCGCCGCTGAGTATGATCTGTTTACCACGACCCTGATGGGAATGAATCCCCAGGTGCGCAATGGTGTGGTTCGCCCAGGAATGCGGCTGAGGATTCCTCCCTACGATGGTATTGAAGTTAATGTGAGTCGGGGAGAGATGTGGGAGGATTTAGCCCAGGAGTATAACGTGCGGGCCGATGTTCTTTTTGAAGCCAACAACTGCAATCCGCCCACGGATATCGCCTTTATCCCCGGAGCCAACTGGTATCCCCACCGAGACACCCCTGATGTCCCATCTGAGGATGGGGAAACGCCAAGCATCGCGGTTCTGCCAGAATATCCTCTCCCCAGGGTAGTCGAGGCCCTCCTTGGCTATGGCTGGGTCTTACCCCCCGGCTCAACTCAAGTGATTTTCCATAGTGGCGTGGACTTACCCGCCGAGGAAGGTACTCCCGTCAGGGTCAGTGATGATGGTATTGTTGCCTTTGCTGGAGTCCAGGACCCCTATGGCAATTTGGTGGTGATCAACCATAGCCAAGGGCGTCAAACCCGCTATGCTCATCTGCAAACCCTGGAGGTGGAACGGGGCGAGTTTGTCGATGCGGGACAACCCGTAGGAACCGTGGGAACCACCGGAGAGCCGGATGTTCCCCAACCCCATCTCCATTTTGAAGTTCGCAATAACTCCGAACTGGGGTGGGTGGCCCAAAACCCCGCAACTTACCTGTAA
- a CDS encoding ATP-dependent Clp protease ATP-binding subunit, with the protein MAVYAPSTVLAWNIAAIEAKSGHASEISPAHLLLGLCKLCDLDLERFCPRQIRDNPMQKRDFRSDIQVLQQWFDTWGLDRSNFRRRLRSQISAATPLPVHQGIMHRDAHARQVFVRAEELSALQSLDEAVVRPYHLLQALCELSNTPWDDLLSEMSACGVDTPFGDGAEWALDALPADPHLLLDGDPLYQDLEKPATPLLDCFGRDLSELARKCQLDPVVGRQTEILALASILMQKRKRNAILVGDPGVGKTCIVEGLTQWLASSSGPPEALRQKRVVEVSMASLLAGSKYRGEFEERIQALIREASAAADTIVFIDEIHTVLGAGGTGASDAANILKPALARGEIHCIGATTVREYRQTIEKDGALERRFQVVWVSEPTAEETQAILQGLRSQFERHHDLKIHDSALTAAVELTGRYVSDARFPDKAIDVIDRACAEARLDSGGMLAQKGVPLSGPRSISRSDIARVVAHQCRLPLEQISEDERSRLLRLESSLRKQVMGQDEAIATVADTIRTARAGLKAPQKPVGAFLFVGPTGTGKTQLAQALAEFLFDSPLKLIRVDMSEYMEPSSISRLIGAPPGYIGHEGEGQLTGAVRTHPYSVVLFDEIEKAHPQVLDLFLQILDEGRLTDSHGNQVSFRETIIIMTSNLGAGVSSQGHLGFGVESGSSVEGDRQRDRETIFKSLRQSLRPELLNRIGQIVYFDPLSLETLREIVEKVIEQVRQRLQRQHLRLKLTETAYELLMEQGYNTEFGAREIERTVERLLVRPLSRAILSGQFSPHSLICVDARENQLHFEAIPLRRRKRVKTALKGE; encoded by the coding sequence ATGGCTGTTTACGCGCCTAGCACTGTTCTCGCTTGGAACATCGCCGCGATCGAGGCAAAATCCGGTCATGCGAGCGAGATTTCCCCGGCTCATCTCTTGCTGGGACTTTGTAAACTCTGCGATCTTGACTTAGAACGGTTTTGTCCGCGACAGATTCGCGACAATCCCATGCAAAAGCGAGATTTTCGTAGTGATATCCAAGTCTTACAACAATGGTTTGATACTTGGGGACTCGATCGCAGCAATTTCCGCCGTCGTCTGCGATCGCAAATCTCAGCGGCGACTCCCCTACCCGTCCATCAGGGCATTATGCACCGAGATGCCCATGCGCGCCAGGTATTTGTCCGGGCGGAGGAACTCTCGGCCCTACAATCTCTCGATGAGGCGGTGGTGCGTCCCTATCACCTCTTGCAAGCTCTCTGTGAACTGAGTAATACTCCCTGGGATGACCTGCTCTCAGAAATGAGTGCTTGTGGGGTGGATACGCCCTTCGGGGATGGGGCAGAATGGGCCCTGGATGCGCTCCCGGCTGATCCTCATTTACTCCTAGATGGAGATCCCCTCTATCAAGATTTGGAAAAACCGGCCACGCCGCTGCTGGACTGTTTTGGCCGGGATTTGTCGGAGTTGGCCCGTAAATGTCAACTCGATCCGGTGGTGGGGCGACAGACGGAGATTCTGGCCCTGGCTAGTATCTTGATGCAGAAGCGCAAACGCAATGCGATTCTGGTGGGAGATCCCGGTGTGGGAAAAACCTGCATTGTCGAAGGCTTAACCCAATGGCTAGCCAGTTCGTCGGGGCCCCCGGAGGCCCTGCGCCAAAAACGAGTGGTGGAAGTCTCCATGGCGTCGCTGTTGGCGGGTTCTAAATATCGCGGCGAGTTTGAGGAGCGGATTCAGGCCCTGATTCGCGAAGCCAGTGCGGCGGCGGATACGATTGTGTTTATTGATGAAATCCATACGGTGTTAGGGGCCGGGGGAACTGGGGCCAGTGATGCGGCGAATATCCTCAAACCGGCCCTGGCCCGGGGAGAAATTCACTGCATTGGCGCGACAACGGTTCGGGAATATCGCCAGACCATTGAGAAGGATGGGGCGTTGGAACGACGCTTTCAGGTGGTGTGGGTGTCAGAACCCACTGCGGAGGAGACCCAGGCGATTTTGCAGGGGTTGCGATCGCAGTTTGAGCGTCACCATGATCTGAAAATTCATGATAGCGCCCTAACCGCAGCTGTGGAGTTGACGGGCCGCTATGTGAGTGATGCCCGTTTCCCCGATAAAGCCATTGATGTGATTGATCGCGCCTGTGCTGAGGCCCGTTTAGACTCCGGGGGAATGTTAGCTCAGAAAGGGGTTCCCCTCTCGGGGCCGCGTTCGATTAGTCGCAGTGATATTGCCCGAGTGGTGGCCCATCAATGTCGTTTACCCCTCGAACAGATTTCTGAAGATGAGCGATCGCGCCTATTACGACTCGAAAGTTCCCTGCGTAAACAGGTGATGGGACAGGATGAGGCGATCGCCACGGTGGCCGACACCATTCGCACGGCTCGGGCCGGCCTAAAAGCACCGCAAAAACCGGTAGGGGCCTTTTTATTTGTCGGGCCAACGGGAACCGGCAAAACCCAATTAGCCCAGGCCTTGGCGGAGTTTCTCTTTGACAGTCCCCTGAAACTGATTCGGGTGGATATGTCCGAATATATGGAGCCGAGTTCCATTTCCCGTTTAATTGGCGCTCCTCCGGGATATATCGGCCATGAAGGGGAAGGCCAGTTAACGGGAGCGGTTCGCACTCACCCCTATAGTGTGGTGCTATTCGATGAGATTGAGAAAGCCCATCCCCAGGTGTTGGATTTATTCCTGCAAATTTTAGATGAAGGGCGACTGACAGATAGTCATGGAAATCAAGTGTCCTTCCGGGAAACCATTATTATCATGACCTCCAACCTAGGCGCTGGGGTTAGTTCTCAGGGACACCTGGGCTTTGGCGTAGAGAGTGGGAGTTCGGTAGAGGGCGATCGGCAACGCGATCGCGAGACCATTTTCAAGAGTTTACGGCAATCTCTGCGGCCGGAACTCCTAAACCGGATTGGACAAATTGTCTATTTCGATCCGCTCTCCCTGGAAACCTTACGAGAAATTGTCGAGAAAGTGATTGAGCAAGTCCGCCAACGCTTGCAACGGCAACATCTACGGCTCAAGCTGACGGAAACCGCCTATGAGTTACTGATGGAACAGGGCTATAACACTGAGTTCGGCGCTCGGGAGATTGAGCGGACGGTGGAACGGCTACTGGTGCGTCCTCTGAGTCGAGCCATTCTCAGTGGTCAGTTTTCGCCCCATTCTCTGATTTGTGTCGATGCGCGGGAGAATCAGTTGCATTTTGAGGCCATTCCCCTGCGGCGACGGAAACGGGTTAAAACGGCGCTGAAGGGAGAGTAG
- a CDS encoding RusA family crossover junction endodeoxyribonuclease: MRTFEFTVEGPPVSQQTRRRQRLKVWKQQVRQAAEIGWSDGSPPLTGLLALQVIYFYQNHELDIDNIVKPIQDALIGLIYDDDVQITDIFICKRQLDKTFKIRNPSLVLEQELSKNQEFLYISISQYPKQKVLELWTV, encoded by the coding sequence TTGAGAACATTCGAGTTTACAGTCGAAGGTCCCCCGGTATCTCAACAAACTCGGCGACGACAACGACTGAAAGTATGGAAACAGCAGGTTCGTCAGGCAGCTGAGATAGGGTGGTCGGACGGATCTCCTCCCTTGACGGGTCTATTGGCCCTACAAGTTATTTATTTTTATCAAAATCATGAGTTGGATATTGATAACATTGTTAAGCCGATTCAAGATGCCTTAATTGGACTAATTTATGATGATGATGTCCAAATTACGGATATTTTCATTTGTAAAAGACAACTGGATAAAACCTTTAAAATCAGAAATCCATCGTTAGTATTGGAACAAGAATTATCTAAAAATCAGGAGTTTTTATATATTTCGATTAGTCAATATCCCAAGCAAAAGGTGTTAGAACTATGGACTGTTTAA
- a CDS encoding BamA/TamA family outer membrane protein, which yields MPMQLHPSKSLYPWGIALGALLCGQPAIASTVSSASNLPNTSFESQSSPDVPQLAQRLRIESDSPTRFVPILGPIPRQRPEVYSPELLDRLESGFFLGGDFGIQNAEGIFAGLRAGYRDGEGRSIVFTGRGGEFLAGADVTYTQAAFSGDRNGEGRRVGYRLSANFNNTRDDAFLSDGDDDDVREVFLPVGDEQEPWVNRLGFETQVVVPISSNTVVMPGLSYEKIRIQNRAFTDNLFPVDEEGNRLSASNDGKDDLVLLSLFALQDNVNRDEYGFPISGNVFQFGTEQSIPIGTSSLDFNRLSAGYVQYLPVNLFGFAEGPRTLVFGLQGGTILGDVPGYEAFNLGGFNSARGYGQGDVGTASSFIQARLEYRFPIAVTPGGFFEEMRGSLGVQYVTDFDSASDVIGRPSEVRNEPGDGFGFSVGLHFLDLDVPIVDTLRITAGVNDRGDFRAYFAIGPAF from the coding sequence ATGCCCATGCAACTTCATCCGTCGAAATCGCTCTATCCTTGGGGAATTGCCCTCGGTGCGCTTCTGTGTGGCCAACCGGCGATCGCCTCGACGGTCTCATCAGCGTCCAATCTGCCCAATACATCCTTTGAAAGCCAATCCAGCCCTGACGTTCCCCAACTGGCCCAGCGGTTGCGGATTGAATCCGATAGTCCCACGCGTTTTGTCCCCATCCTCGGGCCCATTCCTAGACAACGGCCCGAAGTCTATTCCCCAGAACTCCTCGACCGTTTAGAATCCGGCTTTTTCCTCGGGGGTGACTTTGGCATTCAGAATGCGGAGGGGATTTTTGCCGGCCTGCGTGCTGGCTATCGCGACGGCGAGGGGCGATCGATTGTCTTCACGGGCCGGGGTGGAGAATTTCTCGCCGGGGCTGATGTGACCTATACTCAAGCCGCCTTCAGTGGCGATCGCAATGGAGAGGGCCGGCGCGTTGGCTACCGCCTCTCTGCTAACTTCAACAACACTCGCGACGATGCCTTTCTCAGCGATGGTGACGATGACGATGTGCGGGAGGTATTTCTCCCTGTGGGTGACGAACAGGAACCCTGGGTGAACCGTCTTGGTTTTGAAACCCAAGTTGTCGTTCCCATCAGCAGCAACACCGTTGTTATGCCGGGACTCAGCTACGAGAAAATCCGCATCCAAAACCGAGCCTTTACCGATAACCTCTTTCCCGTAGATGAAGAAGGGAATCGCCTCTCGGCCAGCAACGATGGCAAAGATGACCTCGTACTGCTGAGTCTATTTGCCCTACAAGACAACGTTAACCGCGATGAGTATGGCTTTCCCATCTCCGGCAATGTCTTTCAATTTGGCACAGAACAATCGATTCCTATTGGAACCAGTAGCCTGGACTTTAATCGTCTGAGTGCCGGTTATGTGCAATATCTCCCCGTCAACCTGTTCGGATTTGCCGAAGGACCCCGCACCCTCGTGTTTGGACTGCAAGGAGGAACCATTCTCGGGGATGTCCCCGGCTATGAAGCCTTTAATCTCGGGGGATTCAACTCCGCCCGAGGCTATGGCCAAGGTGACGTCGGAACCGCCAGTAGCTTCATCCAAGCGCGTCTGGAATATCGCTTCCCGATTGCGGTGACACCGGGGGGCTTCTTCGAGGAAATGCGCGGCAGTTTGGGGGTGCAATATGTCACTGATTTCGACTCCGCCTCTGATGTGATTGGTCGTCCCTCGGAAGTCCGCAATGAACCGGGAGATGGGTTCGGGTTTAGTGTTGGCTTGCACTTCCTGGATTTAGATGTCCCCATCGTTGATACTCTCCGCATCACAGCGGGGGTCAACGATCGCGGTGACTTCCGGGCCTATTTTGCGATCGGTCCGGCGTTCTAG